In Primulina eburnea isolate SZY01 chromosome 14, ASM2296580v1, whole genome shotgun sequence, the following proteins share a genomic window:
- the LOC140811799 gene encoding RNA polymerase sigma factor sigB-like isoform X1 → MSCLLPQFKCSPDTFAVKFKSLGHPSKGRDSIIFRTQCVLLSATSTPTATATTSVLELPKLQLPLLEPIHNPASSTNTVLNLPSFDTHPISSAENKPWTYMGTAGHTPKMQVNHEATLAAENLLTNEEAVVAAAASEALALARAALKVAKDAAMMVSHEKSTNTSILHQVEESQPVNITETVGVMESKVTKISTSETHSVAYFTGSEEEEPSCEELEFLKAQLSKSIAVRSKRQMERKEKRIRAAEKASANVVSVKSSSSSRKKRSSLQDIDYSDPLRYFRGTTSSSKLLTVSEEQMLSKGIQELLKFERLKEELVKRYGSEPTVAQWAAAAGVDQKTLRERMNHGILCKDKMIKSNIRLVISIAKNYQGAGMNLQDLVQEGCRGLLRGSEKFDASKGFKFSTYAHWWIKQAVRKSLSDQSRTIRLPFHMVDATYRVKEAKKQLYSENGRHPNNEEVAQATGLSMKRLHAVLLTPKPPRSLDQKVGINQDLKPSEMIADPEAETSEDLLIKQLMREDLAKVLDTLNPREKQVIKMRFGLVDGRMKTLQEIGELMGVSRERIRQIESCGFRKLKNKKRIKYLQQYVMP, encoded by the exons ATGTCTTGTCTGTTGCCGCAGTTCAAGTGCTCACCCGATACTTTTGCTGTTAAATTCAAATCTCTGGGCCATCCTT CAAAGGGTAGAGACTCTATTATTTTCCGGACACAGTGTGTCCTTTTGTCTGCTACTTCAACACCAACCGCGACAGCAACAACTTCAGTGCTCGAGTTGCCAAAACTACAGTTACCATTGTTAGAACCTATTCATAATCCAGCTTCTTCTACAAACACAGTACTCAACTTACCTTCATTTGATACTCATCCAATTTCAAGTGCCGAAAACAAACCATGGACGTATATGGGAACAGCGGGTCATACTCCAAAG ATGCAGGTAAATCATGAAGCGACTTTAGCTGCAGAAAATCTACTTACAAATGAAGAGGCTGTTGTAGCTGCGGCTGCATCTGAAGCACTTGCTTTGGCCCGGGCAGCACTCAAGGTTGCAAAAGATGCAGCCATGATGGTCAGCCATGAAAAATCCACCAATACGAGCATCTTACATCAAGTTGAGGAGAGTCAACCTGTTAATATTACCGAAACAGTTGGCGTCATGGAGTCTAAGGTTACTAAAATTAGTACGAGTGAAACACACTCAGTGGCTTATTTTACAGGATCAGAAGAAGAGGAGCCAAGTTGTGAAGAACTTGAATTTCTCAAGGCACAACTCTCCAAGAGTATAGCCGTGAGATCAAAACGTCAAATGGAGCGGAAagaaaaaagaattagagcaGCAGAGAAGGCATCCGCGAATGTTGTATCTGTTAAGTCCAGTTCGTCAAGCCGGAAAAAGCGCTCTTCTTTGCAGGACATTGATTATTCAGATCCATTGCGTTACTTTAGAGGGACCACCAGTTCTTCAAAGCTCCTTACTGTATCTGAAGAACAGATGTTGTCAAAAGGGATACAG GAGCTGCTGAAATTTGAAAGGCTTAAGGAGGAGCTTGTAAAACGTTATGGCAGTGAGCCTACAGTTGCTCAATGGGCTGCTGCAGCCGGTGTTGATCAGAAGACATTGAGGGAACGAATGAATCATGGTATTCTTTGCAAAGATAAAATGATTAAAAGTAACATAAGACTTGTTATCTCCATTGCTAAAAATTATCAAGGAGCTGGGATGAATCTTCAAGATTTGGTTCAG GAGGGATGTCGAGGCCTTTTAAGAGGTTCGGAAAAGTTTGATGCTTCAAAAGGTTTCAAGTTCTCCACGTATGCCCACTGGTGGATAAAGCAAGCAGTTCGAAAGTCTCTTTCTGACCAATCGAGGACTATTAGATTGCCG TTCCACATGGTTGATGCAACTTACAGGGTGAAAGAGGCGAAAAAGCAGTTATATTCTGAAAATGGTAGACACCCGAACAATGAAGAAGTTGCTCAAGCAACAGGGCTCTCAATGAAGCGACTTCATGCGGTCTTATTAACCCCAAAACCTCCAAGGTCCCTTGATCAGAAGGTTGGGATTAACCAAGACCTCAAACCATCG GAAATGATTGCTGATCCCGAAGCAGAAACTTCAGAGGATTTGCTAATCAAACAGTTGATGCGAGAGGACTTGGCAAAGGTATTAGACACTCTGAATCCAAGAGAAAAACAGGTGATTAAAATGAGATTTGGCCTTGTGGATGGTAGAATGAAAACATTGCAAGAAATTGGCGAACTTATGGGAGTAAGCAGAGAAAGGATACGGCAGATAGAATCATGTGGATTCCGAAAGTTGAAGAACAAAAAGAGGATCAAGTATTTGCAGCAATATGTTATGCCATGA
- the LOC140811799 gene encoding RNA polymerase sigma factor sigB-like isoform X2, translated as MSCLLPQFKCSPDTFAVKFKSLGHPSKGRDSIIFRTQCVLLSATSTPTATATTSVLELPKLQLPLLEPIHNPASSTNTVLNLPSFDTHPISSAENKPWTYMGTAGHTPKVNHEATLAAENLLTNEEAVVAAAASEALALARAALKVAKDAAMMVSHEKSTNTSILHQVEESQPVNITETVGVMESKVTKISTSETHSVAYFTGSEEEEPSCEELEFLKAQLSKSIAVRSKRQMERKEKRIRAAEKASANVVSVKSSSSSRKKRSSLQDIDYSDPLRYFRGTTSSSKLLTVSEEQMLSKGIQELLKFERLKEELVKRYGSEPTVAQWAAAAGVDQKTLRERMNHGILCKDKMIKSNIRLVISIAKNYQGAGMNLQDLVQEGCRGLLRGSEKFDASKGFKFSTYAHWWIKQAVRKSLSDQSRTIRLPFHMVDATYRVKEAKKQLYSENGRHPNNEEVAQATGLSMKRLHAVLLTPKPPRSLDQKVGINQDLKPSEMIADPEAETSEDLLIKQLMREDLAKVLDTLNPREKQVIKMRFGLVDGRMKTLQEIGELMGVSRERIRQIESCGFRKLKNKKRIKYLQQYVMP; from the exons ATGTCTTGTCTGTTGCCGCAGTTCAAGTGCTCACCCGATACTTTTGCTGTTAAATTCAAATCTCTGGGCCATCCTT CAAAGGGTAGAGACTCTATTATTTTCCGGACACAGTGTGTCCTTTTGTCTGCTACTTCAACACCAACCGCGACAGCAACAACTTCAGTGCTCGAGTTGCCAAAACTACAGTTACCATTGTTAGAACCTATTCATAATCCAGCTTCTTCTACAAACACAGTACTCAACTTACCTTCATTTGATACTCATCCAATTTCAAGTGCCGAAAACAAACCATGGACGTATATGGGAACAGCGGGTCATACTCCAAAG GTAAATCATGAAGCGACTTTAGCTGCAGAAAATCTACTTACAAATGAAGAGGCTGTTGTAGCTGCGGCTGCATCTGAAGCACTTGCTTTGGCCCGGGCAGCACTCAAGGTTGCAAAAGATGCAGCCATGATGGTCAGCCATGAAAAATCCACCAATACGAGCATCTTACATCAAGTTGAGGAGAGTCAACCTGTTAATATTACCGAAACAGTTGGCGTCATGGAGTCTAAGGTTACTAAAATTAGTACGAGTGAAACACACTCAGTGGCTTATTTTACAGGATCAGAAGAAGAGGAGCCAAGTTGTGAAGAACTTGAATTTCTCAAGGCACAACTCTCCAAGAGTATAGCCGTGAGATCAAAACGTCAAATGGAGCGGAAagaaaaaagaattagagcaGCAGAGAAGGCATCCGCGAATGTTGTATCTGTTAAGTCCAGTTCGTCAAGCCGGAAAAAGCGCTCTTCTTTGCAGGACATTGATTATTCAGATCCATTGCGTTACTTTAGAGGGACCACCAGTTCTTCAAAGCTCCTTACTGTATCTGAAGAACAGATGTTGTCAAAAGGGATACAG GAGCTGCTGAAATTTGAAAGGCTTAAGGAGGAGCTTGTAAAACGTTATGGCAGTGAGCCTACAGTTGCTCAATGGGCTGCTGCAGCCGGTGTTGATCAGAAGACATTGAGGGAACGAATGAATCATGGTATTCTTTGCAAAGATAAAATGATTAAAAGTAACATAAGACTTGTTATCTCCATTGCTAAAAATTATCAAGGAGCTGGGATGAATCTTCAAGATTTGGTTCAG GAGGGATGTCGAGGCCTTTTAAGAGGTTCGGAAAAGTTTGATGCTTCAAAAGGTTTCAAGTTCTCCACGTATGCCCACTGGTGGATAAAGCAAGCAGTTCGAAAGTCTCTTTCTGACCAATCGAGGACTATTAGATTGCCG TTCCACATGGTTGATGCAACTTACAGGGTGAAAGAGGCGAAAAAGCAGTTATATTCTGAAAATGGTAGACACCCGAACAATGAAGAAGTTGCTCAAGCAACAGGGCTCTCAATGAAGCGACTTCATGCGGTCTTATTAACCCCAAAACCTCCAAGGTCCCTTGATCAGAAGGTTGGGATTAACCAAGACCTCAAACCATCG GAAATGATTGCTGATCCCGAAGCAGAAACTTCAGAGGATTTGCTAATCAAACAGTTGATGCGAGAGGACTTGGCAAAGGTATTAGACACTCTGAATCCAAGAGAAAAACAGGTGATTAAAATGAGATTTGGCCTTGTGGATGGTAGAATGAAAACATTGCAAGAAATTGGCGAACTTATGGGAGTAAGCAGAGAAAGGATACGGCAGATAGAATCATGTGGATTCCGAAAGTTGAAGAACAAAAAGAGGATCAAGTATTTGCAGCAATATGTTATGCCATGA